A window of Zingiber officinale cultivar Zhangliang chromosome 5A, Zo_v1.1, whole genome shotgun sequence contains these coding sequences:
- the LOC121981547 gene encoding uncharacterized protein LOC121981547, with protein sequence MGNGGPKRRSNQGDQQRRPHDPEDDSGNERCGQVAWPWRRGYGSGGGSVVRWEGCVELEEGSDGASDGGERLARTRSLTDGDLEELKGCLDLGFGFSYDEIPGLRAMLPALELCYSMSRFLGGGAGNAGGDADGSYEAIDALPVANWKISSPGDHPDEVKARLKIWAQAVACTVRLYS encoded by the exons ATGGGCAACGGAGGCCCTAAGCGCAGGAGCAACCAGGGGGATCAGCAACGGAGGCCGCATGATCCAGAGGACGACTCCGGGAACGAGCGGTGTGGCCAAGTAGCATGGCCGTGGAGGCGTGGTTACGGCAGCGGCGGCGGCAGCGTCGTGAGGTGGGAGGGCTGCGTGGAGCTCGAGGAAGGGTCGGATGGGGCATCTGATGGGGGAGAGAGGCTCGCGAGGACGAGAAGCCTCACGGACGGCGACCTGGAGGAGCTCAAAGGGTGCTTGGACTTAGGGTTCGGGTTCAGCTACGACGAGATCCCGGGGCTCCGCGCCATGTTGCCTGCTCTCGAGCTTTGCTACTCCATGAGTCGATTTCTGGGTGGTGGCGCAGGCAATGCCGGCGGGGACGCGGACGGATCTTATGAGGCGATCGATGCCCTTCCCGTTGCGAACTGGAAGATCTCTAGCCCTG GTGATCATCCTGATGAAGTTAAGGCAAGACTGAAGATTTGGGCACAAGCAGTGGCTTGCACTGTTAGATTATACAGTTGA